A single window of Zea mays cultivar B73 chromosome 10, Zm-B73-REFERENCE-NAM-5.0, whole genome shotgun sequence DNA harbors:
- the LOC118473555 gene encoding proline-rich protein 36-like, with amino-acid sequence MAPPHSQPPSSAQQPSAQLLPSAAMASSPSSRPLLSTASCSREPSSKLPRRSSSTPPCSSSTQVGALLLVVLSVAPLLAVPLMLAHRRPGQLPHGARLPVPWCPVVAPFFPLWLRSSAPSMAPPAPSSTRCRCSTKCAAPFLPWSWPAFPGALRSISLPQVPARAQQRIPGALPCSSSLPHKTAAARPTFPRCAAPRRNAAVPAAPTPSLASSLRACHVFGDLSKWGVEQ; translated from the coding sequence ATGGCGCCTCCACACTCCCAGCCGCCCTCCTCTGCCCAGCAGCCGAGCGCCCAGCTCCTCCCCTCGGCAGCCATGGCGTCCTCCCCTTCCTCCCGCCCTCTGCTGTCCACGGCGAGCTGCAGCAGGGAGCCAAGCTCCAAGCTCCCACGGCGCTCGAGCTCCACTCCTCCCTGTTCGTCTTCAACCCAAGTCGGCGCCCTCTTGCTGGTTGTCCTCTCCGTCGCGCCCCTGCTGGCCGTGCCCCTCATGCTGGCACACAGGCGCCCAGGCCAGCTTCCCCATGGCGCTCGACTCCCTGTTCCATGGTGCCCTGTGGTCGCCCCCTTCTTCCCCTTGTGGCTGCGCTCCTCTGCTCCCTCCATGGCGCCCCCTGCTCCTTCCTCGACGCGCTGTAGGTGCTCGACAAAATGCGCAGCTCCATTTCTCCCATGGTCGTGGCCTGCTTTTCCCGGCGCCCTGCGCAGCATCTCCCTCCCCCAAGTCCCTGCGCGCGCACAACAGCGGATCCCCGGCGCCCTTCCCTGCTCCTCCTCTCTTCCCCACAAAACAGCAGCAGCTCGCCCCACCTTCCCTCGCTGCGCAGCCCCTCGGCGAAACGCCGCTGTTCCTGCAGCCCCGACACCTTCCCTGGCTTCCTCGCTGCGCGCGTGCCACGTGTTCGGCGATCTGTCCAAGTGGGGTGTTGAGCAGTGA